Proteins encoded by one window of Aphidius gifuensis isolate YNYX2018 linkage group LG2, ASM1490517v1, whole genome shotgun sequence:
- the LOC122849727 gene encoding DNA polymerase interacting tetratricopeptide repeat-containing, protein of 47 kDa-like translates to MTDNMEKKNWTNEERANLADQMDKDLDNFINSLEKKRYTEGWPEDKWQEEFEKHPFFMKKSPEPGDEVSPLMEGLQQLKYDANENTPEELAANYKEDGNFNFKCKKYRLAILSYTEGIRSKCNDDNLLAQLYNNRAACHFMIKNYLSCLNDCMTALKYQSNYPKAMSRAAVCCFNIKKYTKCIDLCNKYINEYGDNNEEIMSLLKNSIIERKKKERDDRMKDARLKKLETEEDRLVKAIIDRNINIDIPIGKMTIDLNDFVPQIPQLSQNRVKFDNKTNRLVWPVMILYPETMQTDFIQSFHEDTPFLDQLEDLFIEPPEWDIEQRYIVDNLNVYFEGKDKKSIHKVDISRTLSSIISRKQFSLRCGTPSFLVLIAESEAEKNFLKNYKL, encoded by the exons atgaCTGATAAtatggaaaagaaaaattggaCAAATGAAGAAAGAGCAAATTTAGCTGATCAAATGGATAAAgatcttgataattttatcaatagtttagaaaaaaaaagatacacaGAAGGATGGCCAGAGGATAAATGGCAAgaagaatttgaaaaacatccattttttatgaaaaaaagtcCAGAGCCTGGTGATGAAGTGTCACCACTTATGGAAGGtcttcaacaattaaaatacgatgcaaatgaaaatacaccagaag aattggCAGCAAATTACAAAGAAGatggtaattttaattttaaatgtaaaaaatatcgtTTAGCTATATTGAGTTATACAGAAGGTATCAGATCAAAatgtaatgatgataatttactagctcaattatataataatcgTGCTGCTTGtcattttatgataaaaaattatttatcatgtttAAATGATTGCATGACtgcattaaaatatcaatcaaattaTCCAAAAGCCATGAGTAGAGCAGCAGTATGTtgttttaacataaaaaaatatacaaaatgcaTTGATTTATGTAACAAATATATCAATGAATATGGTGATAACAATGAGGAGATAATGAGCCTcctaaaaaattcaataattgaaagaaaaaagaaagaacGTGATGATAGAATGAAAGATGcacgtttaaaaaaattagaaacagAAGAAGATAGACTTGTTAAAGCAATTATTGAtcgtaatattaatattgatataccAATTGGTAAAATgacaattgatttaaatgattttgtaCCACAAATACCACAGTTATCACAAAATAgagttaaatttgataataaaacaaatcgTTTAGTTTGGCCAGTTATGATACTTTATCCTGAAACAATGCAAACTGATTTTATACAAAGTTTTCATGAAGATACACCATTTTTAGATCAACttgaagatttatttattgaaccaCCAGAATGGGATATTGAACAACgttatattgttgataatttaaatgtttattttgagggaaaagataaaaaaagtattcatAAAGTTGACATTAGTAgaacattatcatcaattatatCACGTAAACa attttcATTGAGATGTGGTACACCATCATTTTTAGTATTAATTGCTGAAAGTGaagcagaaaaaaattttttaaaaaactataaattataa
- the LOC122849726 gene encoding aspartate aminotransferase, cytoplasmic has product MSTSRFTGIEVGPPIEIFALNKIYTDDSFEQKVNLTIGAYRTNDGKPWVLPVVKKVEKLLAHDELQNHEYLPVLGLDAFSKSAVEMLLGKKSSSIIEGRAFGVQCLSGTGSLRVGAEFLSRILKYDTVYYSSPSWENHRLIFVNGGFKNTHEYRYWNQTGRNIDFDGMIEDLSNASENSVVILHACAHNPTGCDPTPEQWMKIADVIEEKKLFTFFDSAYQGFATGNLENDAFAVRLFAERGIEFFCAQSFAKNFGLYNERAGNLVVHMNNTNEVIQTKSQLTLIVRGMYSNPPNHGARIVATVLGNEDLYEEWKDHIRTMSGRIKEMRKALYDHLVSLKTPGNWEHILNQIGMFSYTGMSERQVEYLKSHYHIYMPRSARMNMCGLNEKNVEYVANAFNKAVNEFPHNV; this is encoded by the exons ATGTCGACAAGCAGATTTACTGGTATTGAAGTTGGACCaccaattgaaatatttgctttaaataaaatctacACTGATGATTCATTTGAACAAAAAGTAAATCTAACAATTGGAg caTACAGAACAAATGATGGCAAACCTTGGGTTTTACCAGTtgttaaaaaagttgaaaaattactaGCTCATGATGAGCTACAAAATCATGAGTATCTTCCAGTTCTTGGTCTTGATGCATTTAGTAAATCAGCAGTTGAAATGTTACTtggtaaaaaatcatcatcaattattgaagGTAGAGCATTTGGAGTACAATGTTTATCTGGTACTGGATCATTAAGAGTTGGAGCTGAATTTCTTTCACGTATTCTTAAATATGATACTGTATATTACAGTTCACCATCATGGG aaAATCATCgtcttatttttgttaatggtggttttaaaaatactcACGAGTACAGATACTGGAATCAAACTGGAAgaaatattgattttgatgGAATGATTGAAGATTTAAGTAATGCATCTGAAAATTCAGTTGTTATATTACATGCATGTGCACATAATCCAACTGGTTGTGATCCAACTCCAGAACAATGGATGAAAATTGCTGAtgttattgaagaaaaaaaattatttacattctTTGATAGTGCTTATCAA ggTTTTGCTACTGGTAATTTAGAAAATGATGCATTTGCTGTACGTTTATTTGCTGAACGtggaattgaatttttttgtgctCAAAGTTTTGCTAAAAATTTTGGTCTTTATAATGAACGTGCTGGTAATTTAGTTGTTCATatgaataatacaaatgaaGTTATACAAACAAAATCACAATTGACATTAATTGTCAGAGGAATGTACAGTAATCCACCAAATCATGGAGCTCGTATTGTTGCAACTGTACTGGGAAATGAAGACTTGTATGAAGAATg GAAGGATCATATTCGTACAATGTCTGGAAGAATTAAGGAAATGAGAAAAGCACTTTATGATCATCTTGTATCACTCAAGACACCTGGTAATTGGgaacatattttaaatcaaattggAATGTTTTCTTACACTGGAATGTCAG aaCGCCAAGTTGAATATCTCAAGAGTCATTATCATATCTACATGCCTCGCAGTGCTCGAATGAATATGTGtggtttaaatgaaaaaaatgttgaatatgTTGCAAATGCATTCAACAAAGCAGTCAATGAATTTCCACataatgtttaa
- the LOC122849731 gene encoding small integral membrane protein 8 encodes MADETVKQTTAKPAEPAPGDGLRSLKSTTLFRAINYELYIKPNLWVMGLGLISIVGCSGYILYMRSKYENSGHYVAIEADGKQSYKKKVSKWEM; translated from the exons ATGGCTGATGAAACAGTTAAACAGACAACTGCTAAACCAGCAGAACCTGCTCCAGGTGATGGTTTACGATCACTCAAAAGTACAACACTTTTTAGAGCAATTAACTATGAATTGTATATTAAACCG aatttatggGTGATGGGACTAGGTCTTATTTCAATAGTTGGATGCTCaggatatattttatacatgagATCAAAGTATGAAAACAGTGGACATTATGTTGCCATTGAAGCTGATGGTAaacaaagttataaaaaaaaagtatcaaaatgGGAAATGTAA
- the LOC122849729 gene encoding bifunctional peptidase and (3S)-lysyl hydroxylase JMJD7, with protein MKNINDKIDTACELLSKEAAELYLPKKIAEIDASIESIDPFDFYRNYVSKNIPLLIKNGVKNWQAYEKWNINYFREKLNDKIVTVAVTPNGYADAVTLDLSSGNKYFTMPEERSLKMTEFLDNLDNPNDNEIFYIQQQNSNFQSCYYELWKDVDCHLKWANDAFGQDPDAINFWMGDGRAITSMHKDPYENIYCVISGEKEFTLHPPTDLPWIPYEKYQSAIYKKVNDNWKIDPIESNGSTDDDDKIPWVSVDPLKPDYQKYPKYKNATTIKVKVEAGDVLYLPALWFHHVQQSHSCIAINYWYDMEYDIKYAYFKTLEALTQ; from the exons atgaaaaatattaatgataaaattgatacagCATGTGAACTTTTATCCAAAGAAGCTGCAG aACTCTacttgccaaaaaaaatagctgAAATTGATGcatcaattgaatcaattGATCCCTTTGATTTTTATCGTAATtatgtatcaaaaaatatacctttattaattaaaaatggagtTAAAAATTGGCAAGCTTATGAAAAAtggaatattaattattttcgtgaaaaattaaatgataaaattgtcaCAGTTGCTGTAACACCAAATGGATATGCTGATGCAGTTACACTTGATTTATCATcaggaaataaatattttacaatgccTGAAGAAAGATCATTAAAAATGACagaatttttagataatttagataatccaaatgacaatgaaattttttatattcaacaacaaaattcaaattttcaaagCTGTTATTATGAGCTATGGAAAGATGTTGATTGTCATCTGAAATGGGCTAATGATGCATTTGGACAAGATCCAGATGCTATTAATTTTTGGATGGGTGATGGAAGAGCAATAACATCCa tGCATAAAGAtccatatgaaaatatttattgtgtaATATCAGGAGAAAAAGAATTTACATTACATCCACCAACAGATTTACCATGGATTccatatgaaaaatatcaatcagcaatttataaaaaagtaaatgacaATTGGAAAATTGATCCAATTGAATCAAATGGTtcaactgatgatgatgataaaataccaTGGGTATCAGTGGATCCATTGAAGCCAGATTATCAAAA atatccaaaatataaaaatgcaaCGACAATCAAAGTCAAAGTTGAAGCTGGTGATGTTCTTTATCTTCCTGCACTCTGGTTCCATCATGTTCAACAATCTCACAGCTGTATTGCAATTAACTACTGGTACGACATGGAATACGATATAAAATatgcatattttaaaactctaGAAGCTTTAActcaataa